The DNA sequence ACCAAATTTCATAAAAATCAATGTAgccgttcaagagatataaaTTTCCCATCTTAGAGGCCAAAATTCACCAAATTCGactcatcccttcccagtgtcatggcaaccatggaactcaaatttggtgttaatagcatttagtcTGActgagatatcaaacagtttacatttttatagctagctgaagaatttgtttgttaataatttgagcaaaattcttttgataacttcagatcaggtccagctgaagagtgtacgtgCCAAGTTTTCACGCCCCGTGCAACATGgtcgtattgcagatgttacagatGTGACTCTAAGGATTACACTGGATGCATGTCTGTTGTGTTCCGGTATGGATTTGCtccttcatctttattttattttgaaaattaaccagatgttatgttgttgtttcgcTGCTCAatttcctgtctgtgctgtgcagAAGTCCTGCATCTGCTCTGTCCAGAGCTAGGACATAAAAGATATGCAGATATTACAAAGATGTGCAGATGTTTTGTGCAAAATCTGgcttgggtccacgttcaaaattgccTATCCCCAATCAATGGAAAAATGCCCGATCCCAATCATGAAGATCGCATCGGGACATCCCTGGTGAGGAGCACAGGTGcaaaaatatttcctttctttacatttaGTGAGTTAATTTTATTAACTTATAAGACAATGTAGTGAACCATTTTTACTGACACTAGGGGGAATATCACCTCTTCATTACTGTCACAAAAAATGAAGCCTATAGTCAGCCTGATAATTAATGCTTGTCATTAAAAAGGTAATTGTATTTGAAGAGGGCAAATTATATCACATTTTGGGAGGTTATCTTTCATCCAGAACATTTTTGAGAACCTTTTTAGCAGAATTAATTTGAATGTCAAATATGAAGGTGAATAATGAGAGGCTCCCAATCCACGGTGCCTTAACACAGCAATGTATTTTCGAAAAAGTGTGACTATCATGGTTATACTCACGCCACATAGTCGGCTATAACAACAGGTTTGGGGATGTGTCCAGCTGGTATGTGACCTCGGAGGATCTCTGGCTCCAGGACCACCGGAGCGGCAACTGCAGAATGATTTGAAGCATCCATGACATCTGGCTGAATGGTGGGGAGAGGGGTCTGCTCCGAAGCCCTGGAGGAGGGACCTAGCTACAGTAGATAGCCATATGTTCAGTTCATGCCCACTGTGTGcaataatcatttaaaaagttaACCTTGATACTTACTATAGACAAAGGTATTGATGATCCAGTCGTCTTCATCTAGGTTGATTGTGATGGGAAGAAGAGGTGGGAAGTGGATCATTATTCAGTGACTTATTTTAATCAACTATTCTAGTGCTTTTGAATGTTAAAGACCAATGACTACAAGTCATTATCATACTTAAGTTTCAACTCTCTGCATTTCAATAATCATACTTATAGAAAGTGATAGCTAGGTCATAGAAAAACAACACGTTTTTATGTCCTAATCGCGGTGGGTGGCTTCTGGCAGTTTAATTACATgtatttgttatatatatatatcctgtGCCTATATGCATTTTCATGCATTGCACTGCTCATGAAGACTAATAATATGTGTGTGCCAAATCATAGAGGACACTGTCAGACAGTTTTGCCAAGTCCTGCCTTCTGTGATATGACTGGCCTGGCAACTGTACTGTGATTGTCTAGTACTACTGTGCTTTAATTGCATAGTAGGTCTATTCGATGCTCTGCTAGACAGCTTCCCTTCTTAACTTCAAACCCTTTAACGACCACACAAGGAAGTTGTAAAATTCCCTGGAGCTacactgaaaatacattattctTAAATGTCCTGGCCCTGCAGCTAActtattatttctcttttattctAAAACTTattagtttcagttttcagtcaaaGTGTGATTGGGTTTAAGGCAACCCCACTacaggtttaggaaaagatcatggtctGGGTTTGGGTGATCATGTAGAGGCAACACGTATTATTGAGTCATGGAATAGTAGTTCTAGCTCATCACAGCATAGTAGTGCAGGACTAatagaaactgagaaaaaaaaatggaacaacaGTTAATGTTCAAGGGCTTTCAAATTATCCAGTGGATATCCAGGCCTAGACCTTCTCTTCTGTGTGCTGGTAATGGTTTACAGTTGTTGGATTAGCAAGTCGATACACAAGATTGCATTTTGGCTAAAACGTTTTGCCTCTTTTGCTCTCAACATAGACTGTTTTCCTGCATCCATCCAAAGAGAAAAGTGACTGGTCACTTTAGAGTGAgagtaagggtgtgtgtgtgtgtgtgtgtgtgtgtgtgtgtgtgtgtgtgtgtgtgtgtgtgtgtgtgtgtgtcaaacctCCTGTGATAGCGCCTCCGCCCTTATCCTGGCTGCTTCATGCCTCCACATTTTAAGACACACTCCTGCACTGATGAAGTAGAGCATCATTGTGATGAAAAGGAAGATGATGGCTGCTGTCTGACCAGCCTCGGTGCGACAGAATGCTCCGTTTATTCCATTGTTGAAGACCGGTATGTTACACAGCCCCCCTCGAGTGGTGTCCCTCACATACATAATCCCTGCTGCCATGTAAAGCACTGCCAAGACCAGGTTTAAGGAACATTCTGTGAGCGGCCACCAAGAAGAGTCTAAAAGGATGGCTCTGTAGTATAGGGTCATCCCAAGAACGACGAGAATAACAGTCACAATCCACGCAAGACCAGCCACCACCAGAACAAAAGGTGTCTTAGGGCCTGTGTAGGAACCGCCTCCAGATCCATATGCACCGGCACCTCCGCCAAGTCCCCCAAACAGCTGTGGCTGAGAGTAGCCATACATGTTGAACCACTCATTGTCCTTATGAACATAAGCACAgacacaggcaaacacagcagcccccagcagcagctccacgcAGCCCAAGATCCTCAGCAGGCCAGCCCATGACTTCATGTAGGCATAGCGCATGTGGTACTCCTCCACCCGCTCCTGGTAGGTCTGGGCTGAGACATTGGTGGGCACTGCAGATGTGGAGTCAAAGGCTTCAgcacccagcagcagcatgtctcGCTCCTTCTCAGTGGTGTAGCTGCCATAGGGGTCACGATAGGAGCCTGGAAGAGATGGGGATGGAGGGGCAGAGTGAGGAGGTGAGCAGGGGACTCCTGCTGTGGTGTTGCAGTTGGTACTTTTCCTGGATGAGGGGGCAGGGGAGTGAGGGGAAGGTAAAGGATTGGGGGAGGACCAACCCTTGCTCCCTCGGTtactgctgttgccatggaagAAGTTCTTGATAGAGTTGGGGATGAAGCGGTGCACCGGCTTAATGTCCATGGTAGCACAGTCATCCTCCATTGGCTTATCATCGCTGGGGTGGTAGAACGATTCAGGCCCAACAGCTGGCTGTTCAGgtagagggggaggggggagggggtctAAGCTGACAGCCAGAGCTGTTCCTTGCAAAGATGCTGGGGGCGGAGGGAAATTCAGGTCCCACCCTAAGGAGCccttgttttcattgtgtggGATCTCCCGCACCGGGTCAAACCTGGTGACAGAGCCGACTCCTCCTGAAGACATTGGGACCTGGACTCTTTGCTCACTACAGAAAGTAAAGGAAATAGTATATGGGTAGACATACAGTGGCTTTAAAGGATCATTCCggtttaataaaatgtgtgtttttttaaaagctttggACATAATTTCTCTTATGATAATGGTCCACTGGCCAAAGCAATTGCTGATAGGAACAAGGCTACATCATGACAACAGAGTCACTGATTAACTGGATTAACAGTATTCGTGTGCcgaataaaacagaatattagGAAAAAAACTAGGCCTGCTTATCGGATTTCATATAATGCAAACAGCTTTTATTTGATAATCGCATTATGCTGTTTACATGAACACTTGAAAAATCTAGCAACCctataaaacaaatgatgattGGTTGAGTAGTGTGTATGTAGCCTGTGACATGCTGAATTGCCTCCAACATATATTTAGGGCTGCTGGTGTTTTGGAGTCCCTCTCCAGTCTCTGCTGgcatctcctctgctgttagCCCCACAGATAAAATTCCATTCACCTCAGTTACAGACTTTTAAACAATCTGGGTCAACTCTCCCATCTTGCCAGTCTCTGACTAACCTGGTGGCAGATGTCTGACCTCAGAACACTTccacaaactgctcctttagACACTTCAGTGTTGCGACTGCCCAGTCAGGATGGCTTTGCtcacttgtttcctctccagttttgtatttattagaGTAGTTTGGTGAGGTCAATTGTGTTCTTATCTTAAACTGTGAAGAACTGTTCCAGATTGACCTACTTACAATTCGTATAGTATTTGGGCTGCAATtatcaattattttaattatctaAAGGCACCAAGGTAAAGGCAAATCTTCAGGACAAATTTCACCAATTTATTCCGGTCATGTCAAGCAACATGCTTATGTTTTGGCCTTGTGGGCTTCATCAGAGTATGGGGGAAAATGGAAGTCATGTGACTAATATTCATTCATCGACCTACTTACAATTCGTATAGTATTTGGGCTGcaattatcagttattttaattatcTAAAGGCACAAAGTTAAAGGCAAATCTTCAGGACAAATTTCACCAATTTATTCCAGTCATGTCAAGCAATATGCTTACATTTTGGCCTTGTGGCCTTCATCAGAGTATGGAGGAAAATGGAAGTCATGTCACTaatattcatttatcttttcttgACAATATGGCAGTGACTGAAAATATAGGTAAAATGGTTAACCTCATTTATAATTTCATGTAACCTCAATTTGAACAGTTAGACTGTATGAGATATATAATTTGACCTATATAATATTCAACATAAATCAAATAGTCTTATGTATCATTAACAAGACTGATCATTAAGCTCACTCTCATTTAATGatttgctttaaaatgaaataataataatgttcataaataaatcagtgacTGTTGAAAAGATTTTGTCCATACAGGAGAGCAAATGGGATCTGACAGGAGTTTGAAAGTTTACTGTatgaaaaagtaaagatattaaAAGGATATGCTAATATTGTTGAGGTTAAATTATGGAGCAGTgcaaatatacatttaaatatgtgtcattcgctttcttttttaaaagattttttcacaaaacttgtttttaagaTAACAAGTGTGAATGACTTTTGTTGGTGTCGCTGATAAGAATATGGAACAGGTATACAAGCATTCTGTTTCAGTCACTGCCTAACGCATAGACTTCTGCCTTTGTAATGCTTGAAACACCGTGTGTACTCACTGCAGCCTATTCTATGGGATGACTGAGTAAagatactactactactactactactactactactattgcTAATGATTGATCAAAATGGAGATTTTGCTGTGCAGAACTTTGTAGCTAGTAGCCTGCTGAGGTTTGGACCCCTGATTGTAAAGGTACTCTAAGATTTATGAACAACTTAATGACGAGTTCATTAAACGATTAAGAAAGACAAAGTCAGTGTGATGCATCGGTAGGCTCGCCCATAGTGGCTGTCCGTGTACTGAAGTTAGGTACAAGCCAGGTGTCTGCATGTAGCTACTTATATCGGAAAccgtaaaataaaaatacatcaatttTGTGGATCAAACCAAAGGCAACCTAGGCCTATCTTTGTCCTCTGTCTTACAAGTTAAAATTTAATCAACTCGAAAATCAAAGCGAAAATGGCACATCGAATTCGATATCTATAGGCTGACTTACCTGCTGATAAGTTCGTCTGTTATTGTCGGTCAAACAGGTGCAACATCCTGTGCGTTACCCTCCTTTTGTTCTCCGACGTTCTTACATCGCTCTCAGGtcagacattaagatgaactCCGGGTTGACTGGGTTAATCagcgggaggaaaaaaatgatctCAGACTCCGGTGATAAGCCGGGTGCCGCCGTGAAACTCACCTGGCCGTGTTGGGCCAGTTTGACCAGCCTGACGATGCGTTCACTGACTCCCTCCGACTTCCCACTTTAAGTCACAATGCTTTCAATGCTTACACTCCCCGGGCCAGTCAATTGAAGCAATTATGTCAAAACAATTCTGCCACCATGCGGTCAGTtttgaatatacagtatttcacaATCAACTTGCACAGATAAAGTTAATATTCCTATTTTAACATGATGCGAATTGAGGAGATTAGTTGGTatattaaatacaaatacaaaaaaaaaaaaaacattttgcagtgATTACTCGTggttttgaattattattacaccaatttaaattttaattgaATTATCTATAATGATAACGTCCAACACTGTTATAGGTGTGAGATGCTAGACCAGAGGACTGCTGTAGGCTAGACACCTCAAATtacaatcaatcagtcaattcTTTCATTTATGATTTTTTGATACTTCCTCATATGTTTTCAACTTgataaagctgcagtttgtcataaaactaatgaaataatACAGCGGCAGTCTGCGGGTTCTAACCTCTTTCGCCCCAAATCGGCCACCCAGACCCTCATCACCCACAGTTGATGACATCAGCCGCCgtgttcctcaaagatctgtgcaacacataaCCATGATTAGCTGaagatttctccaaattggtttttcagctacatgctaatggcatttaTAGTGCCCCCaataggttgagctcaacatgctttggtaggcagattcccagtcctGCTGTGAacccaccaagttttgtgatgatagggttatggccaatcatttctaagccctGTCCATTGCGAAAATACATTGGTCCATGGCGGCCATGTTTTCTGACCAATCTGGCTAATTTATTAaagaaatttgtcttttcatcccctAAAGCCATATACCAAATgtggtgttgatagagtcaatctttcaaaagttctattcattttactgtttttcatattATGCAAATTGGCAAAAAATCTAGGGAGGCGGAGCTTCGTGGTCCAGAGGCTTTTTGTAAagcacatggagctggacttgctggccttcccaaaaacgCATTTTCAAGCCTTAGTTACAGCCCCACCATCTGGCTGACTGGGCTCATATTTTAATAAGagttgatgcacatcatttccaaacattgggccaagtttcaatcatttctaagccccgcccattgcaaaaatacatgggtccctggcggccatgttttttgaccaatcaGGCTCATTTATAGTAGAAATATGTCTTTTCATCCCCCAAAGCTGTATAGCATACTGGGAATCCAATTGTTACcagtcataattttcatttcagatatctacaatgaaaaactattccagatatccagaatgcaattattttgaatatccaaaaatacgttgtgactagtaaaaatgtcattatggacatccactatatatatatatatatatatatatatatatatatatataaatataaatatatatatatatatatatatatatatatatatatatataaatacaatatgtatatatatacaaatgttCGAAATTGCATTTTTACTGGTCATAATTTTAATTGCAGATATCCAAAATGCATagctatgtagttttgaatatcaaaaaatacactgtgacttgtaaaaatgtcattacggCTATCCACAATTCGTGTTATGACTAGAAACAATTTAATTGTAAGTCTGAAATGGGAGTTTTTCCTAGTAAGAATTAaattgcagatatccagaatgttcatTATATTTATCcgatttgtatttgtgtatatctgaaattgaaagcccaatacacatgaatggcaaagGGGACGTCATTTGTCCTTGTAAGAATGTCatgtggatatctgaaatgacaGTTGTGGATAGGAAGAttgtcattgtggatatctgaaatgttctttttgactatGAAGAactgaattacagatatctgcaatacatatccagtctagctattaaatgttaaaaaggcAACTTTgatatcttaaatttagttttgactagtacaatcaaagttgtagatatcttgaaataacatttcaacTAGTAAGAATGTTATTGCGGATATCTCTAATTACCATTTTGACTGgtgagaatacaattttgaccaggagaaatgctattatggctatcaaaaatgtaattacatttcGATTAAATGATAAAACGGCTTGTCATACGCGGCCTGCAGGGCGCACCGAAGTACACTCCTTCGGGGTGACCGCAAAGGGCGGGTCCTTGAAGTGTGCAGCCCCTGAACTGGGACACAGCGtgcgtctacgtatattatgtctatggcgGCAACGTCAACTTGTGATGGGACAACATGCTCAGTGCAGCGTCTATACGTCTATGCTTTGACCAATCACCAAGGATTATGGCCAATCACGTGTCAACATTTAGTTCCGTATTTTAGGACTTGTCAAGCTAGGATTGGTTGAAAGCAGCATTAACGTTTGAAGACGACGGAAGGTGCAGTGCACAGTCTCAGCGTTTCAGAGCAGAGACACGAAGATGGAGATAATTCACGCTGTCCATGTTTTGGCCAAGTCGCTGCTGATTGTGCTGCTGTGGTCGGACTGTGAGGGAAGAGATTCGGAGCTCGACTATGTGACCTGCGGCTCACTGGTCAAACTGCTCAACACTAGACACAACGTCCGCCTCCACTCCCATGATGTCAAATATGGCTCAGGTAACTACTCTCAGATAGCCAGGATTACTACCAGACTGTACCAGTTGTACCAGTGAGtttacattcaaacacatttgtaacATTTAAGGACAATGAATACGGTGAAC is a window from the Acanthopagrus latus isolate v.2019 chromosome 5, fAcaLat1.1, whole genome shotgun sequence genome containing:
- the marveld2b gene encoding MARVEL domain-containing protein 2b, which gives rise to MSSGGVGSVTRFDPVREIPHNENKGSLGWDLNFPPPPASLQGTALAVSLDPLPPPPLPEQPAVGPESFYHPSDDKPMEDDCATMDIKPVHRFIPNSIKNFFHGNSSNRGSKGWSSPNPLPSPHSPAPSSRKSTNCNTTAGVPCSPPHSAPPSPSLPGSYRDPYGSYTTEKERDMLLLGAEAFDSTSAVPTNVSAQTYQERVEEYHMRYAYMKSWAGLLRILGCVELLLGAAVFACVCAYVHKDNEWFNMYGYSQPQLFGGLGGGAGAYGSGGGSYTGPKTPFVLVVAGLAWIVTVILVVLGMTLYYRAILLDSSWWPLTECSLNLVLAVLYMAAGIMYVRDTTRGGLCNIPVFNNGINGAFCRTEAGQTAAIIFLFITMMLYFISAGVCLKMWRHEAARIRAEALSQEMKTTGSSIPLSILGPSSRASEQTPLPTIQPDVMDASNHSAVAAPVVLEPEILRGHIPAGHIPKPVVIADYVAKYPSIRSEEERDQYKAVFNDQYAEYKELHAEVQAMAKKFEEMDEMMQNLPSRPSSQMEKERIGSILMEYQRKKADPTYLEKRERCEYLKSKLSHIKQKIQEYNNATN